The nucleotide window GCAAGCAACTCAACCTGCCCTACTAAAACCAAACCAACTATAAATATACCTGCAGATATCAACGCTATGTGAGGAGTCCCGTATTTAAGATTAATCTCACTAAGTTTTTGAGGTACAAGTCTATCTCTACTCACACTGTACAAAGCCCTTGACGAAGCCAGTATAGAGGCATTGGCGCTTGATATCGTTGCTAACAAACCAGCCACAAGAATCGTAATCGCTCCTAAAACCCCTAGAAGCTCTCTAGAAACCTCAACTATAGCTGTCTCCCCAAAACCACCTAAAGTTACACTATCGATTGCGCTAGTAGCAACAAAGATAGTTAACGCATATAATATAGTTACAACCACAACAGAGCCAACCATCGCAAGAGGTAAATTCCTACCTGGATCTTCAATGTCTCCTGCTATCGTTGCCACTTGAGCAAAACCAAGATATGAAGTGAATACCAATGCAGCTGTTGAGAAAACAGGGGCTATACCGAAAGGCGCAAACTCCTCCGGAACAGTCTCTCTACCTAAAACACCAACCGCATCTAAACTACCATAAATCAAGAAAACAACCAAAATAACTATTAAAAGAGTTACAACTGAATTCTGCAGTTTCTCCGTATTTTCAGTCCCAGAAATATTAATTAAAACCAATAAAACTCCAAAAAACACCGCCAATAACACAACTGGATCAAAACCAATCGTCAAACCAGCTTCATACAAAACCTGAATCGCATAATAACCAAACCCAACAAGATAAAAAGCTGTAGCAAAAATCAAACCAAACCAAATAGACACACCCACCATCCCCCCGGCCTTAGTACCCAACGCCCTAGAAATAAAGAAATAACCACCCCCACTTCTAGGCATCGCAGTAGCAAGTTCAGAAGCAGGTAATGCAACCAATAAAGCGATTAAACCACCAATAATAAAACTAAGTATAGCTGCAGGCCCTGCATTACCAGCAGCAAGTCCTGGAAAAACAAATATACCAGCACCAATCATAGTTCCAATACCAATAGTGAGTCCTCCCATCAACCCAATTGTTCTCTCAAGCTCAACCCCTTCCTCATGAACACTAACCTGCTCACCATCCTCCTCAGGAATAGCCTCGGACACACCATTGCCTAAATCATTATCCTCAGACACAAACACCACCCAAAACCCCATATCAGTAAAGACCGGTGACATCCTCCCCTCTCTGAAAGAAGGGGGTCTCGGCCCTGAATTGAGATAAAAGGTTTTTATATTAATCTAAAAATCTCACAGGCAGTTTAAATGTAAAATCAAAACCCTATTTATTTTTTTGGGAATCCCAATTTTTTAAAAAAAAAACATCCTCTTCCCAGTAAGGAAGTCTCAGTTTTAAGTTGAAATACAACCGGTTTTTGTTTTAGAGATGCTAATGATTATATTATTTTGATAGTGATATATGTATTAAAAACATTTTTTGTGGGTTTTTTGTTCGGTGTTTGTCATGCTTGAGGTTAAAAATATTGTAAAGGATTTTGGTTATGTTAGGGCTTTAAATAATGTTAATTTATCTGTAGATGGTTTTAAAACTGTTTTTGGGCCTAATGGTGCTGGTAAAACCACGTTAATTAAGATATTATCTAGTGTTATGGAGCCTTCTCTAGGTACGGCAATGGTTAATGGTGTTGATTTAAGGGAGAATCCTGTTGATGTTAGGTCTCAGATTGGGGTTGTTTCGCATCAATCTTATTTCTATGGTAAGTTGACATGTGAGGAGAATTTAAGGTTTTATGCTGGTATGTATGGTGTGGATAAAGACAGGCGTGTTAGGGAGCTTTTATCTAAAGTTGGTTTGTTGAGTAGGGGTTTGGATAAGGTTGAGGATTTTAGTAGGGGGATGGAGCAAAGACTATCTATTGCAAGGGCTTTGCTTCATGATCCTCCGATTCTCTTGTTAGATGAACCCTATACGGGGCTAGATCTTCAGGCCAGTGAGATGTTGAGAGATACCTTATCTGACCTAGATGGTAAAACAGTCTTGATGACTACACATAACATCCAGAGAGGTCTTGAGTTATCTGATTCTATCTCAATACTTATCGATGGCGAAGTTGTATTCGATAAAAATAAGGATGAAATAGATTTGGATAGTTTCCCAAGTATCTATCGGTCATCGCTTAAAGGAGATCTTAGTATGGATTAGTTCTACAGATGAGAAGGGATAGTGCCTTGGAGCTTGTGGACGGCTCTTCCGTTAACCACTCCACCGTTCGAGAAGATACGTTCGATGGTTGAACTGGGAGTATTAGCAGTTAACCCACGGGAAAAAGCCTCGGAGCTCAACCCCGAAGCAGTTCACTTTCATTTTCAATTCACTCTCTTGGAAATCAATTTTTAGTTTTAAGTCAGATCTTTTTTTGATTATGTTTAGTACTGGATTTGAAAGGCTTGATAGTTTTCTCGATCCCTCTCCATTTAGTTGCGGTAATCTGGTTTTGTTTCGTGGAGATGGATGTATGGATGTTTTTTATAGGTTTGTTGCCTGTAACGCTGGCTATAGTGTTATAGTGGATGGAGGTGGTTGTATCAATCCATATCTGATTGGAGAGGCGGGAGATGAGTTAGGGCTTAGCAGGGAGAGTGTGCTACAGGTTCCGGTGTCCAGGGCCTTCACCACGTACCAAATCAGTGGGATAATAGATAATCTATGGAGCCAGGACTTCAGGGTTGTTTGTTTTCTAGAGCCCTTTGATCTATTTAGAGATGAGGAAATCGATGAAAAAGAGAGTATGGGGGTTTTAAGGAATTGTTTATCTGAGCTACAGAAGATCTGTATCGATAAAAACGCTGTCTCAGTGATGTTTTCCCTAAATGGGATAGGTTGCTTTAGTGAGGTTTTGAGTAATTTTTTAGATGATGTTGTTGAAATCCAGGAAAGCAAGGGTTGTTTTGAAGTTTATTGGAGGGATATGGTTAGGAGTTTTTGTCCATCCTTAGATAGGCATCAAACAACTATCGATAGGTATGTAGAGGTTGAGGGGGTCAGGGAATTTAGTTTTCCATTTGAGGCTCAAAGAAGGTTAAGTCATTTTATAGAGGTCGATGTGAACTACCTCGGGGTCGAGCTCCGAGGCTTCTTCCCGTGGATTAACTGCTAATACTCCCAGTTCCACCATCGACCGTATTGTCTCGAACGGTGGAGTGGGTCACGGACGGCTGGTTCACACAGCCCGATGCCGACTGTCGCAACTCTCCAGTACGAATCACTGGGAGTGTATAGAGGGTCGGCACATTCCAATCAACTTCTGCTTCCGCAACGCCTTTCACAGCGATATTGACGCCTGCATTCCTATCCGAATGGTCTTGATGACTACACTCTAGACATTTGAATCGCTTCCGCTTCCGATTCGCCTTCTCAGCGTACCCGCACATTGAACACCGTTGCGACGTGTACTCAGGGTTAATCCACGCTACTGGAATCCCTTCGAACGCTGCCTTGTACGAGACGAACGATTGAATCAGATTGAATGGCAAGTGATGTAGGCGTCGGTTCATTCGAGTACCATAGTCGATGTTCTCACGCATCTCCTTGAGGTCTTCAAGGACGATACATGGGTGTTCGAACTGCTGGCACCACTCTATGACTTGCCGTGACAATTTGTGCGTCTTATCGTTCACGAATCGCTTCTCCTTGTCTCCAAGTGCATGGAAAACACTATTTTTCTCGGCGTTTTGAACTCGCTTTCGGATTGTGAAGTACCGATGGCGTTCGAACTTGATTTCAGGGAACTCGATAACAATTGAGTCTTGGACTCCTTCTTCTGTGAGGGCGGAAAGAGCGACGTTATCTTCGTTCACATCGAGTCCGATTAGGGTTTTGCTGTCTTGCTGGTCTCGAATCGTCAGCTCTTCGTTAGTAATGTTCACGTGGAGTTCAGGCTTTTCGTCATGGTATATAACTTCACTTGTACCAATACTCCACTCATCACTTTGAAGTGCCGTGCGGAGTAGGTTGAGGTGTTGGTCACTCCCATTGAGGGTTCCTTTGACGTGCTTGTACGGCTTCGCACTAACACGGAACTTGACGCACCCATCATCAGCGAGCGACAGGTTGTAGCCTTCTTCGTAGTTCGACCGAAGCGGATACGATCCATCCTTGGTGTGACTGGGTTTTCCGAAGTCGTCGTACTCGTAATAATTCTCCATCGCCCCCAGTGCCTTTGCAACGATTCGCTGTGCTGTATTCTTCACAAGGTCGAATTTCTCGGCTACGATGTCATCAATATCGTCCCAGTCTTCACCTTGCTTAGCGAGTTGGATGGTTTCGTTATAGGCTTTTCTTGCTTCAAGCGTTCCATCGTACAGCACTCCCTCGTTGCCACTCTCGATGTCCATTTGAAAGTCAAGAGTTTTCGTGAGAGGTTGCTGTTTTCGAGTCATGGGTAGTTACTCTTCGTTATTTGGTTGAACGTGTCTGTAGTGCAGGATGAGCGTTCGAAGTACGCTATCGAAGCTCTTGTGGTCTTCATCCTCTTTTATTTCTTCGAGGTCTTCATGCACTTTATCGGAGATATTCAGTTGCGTCATGACACATACTTTATGTTGAACTGTTATATATTTTGCGGATATATCTAAGAAATACTATTAGTATTTTAACAAATAATTATATGTATGTCAGAGAACCGTTCGAACCATACAGTATACAATATCAACTATCACTTCGTCTGGTGTCCGAAGTATCGACACTCGGTGTTAGAAGAAGTCGAAACCACTATTGAGAATAGTATTCGGACGGTGTGTTCCGAGTATGAATATGATATACGCTCATTACACATCTCTCCCGACCATGTTCACTTATTCGTCTCTGCTCACCCAAAACACTCACCGAGCAAGATGATTCGAGTGTTGAAAAGCATCACAGCAAGAGACGCATGGAAGAATCACGAGGATTTGTTAGAAGAGTATTTCTGGGGTGGTGGGTTTTGGGAAGAATCCTATTACGTTGGAACAGCTGGTAATGTTTCAAGTACAGTAATTCAGAAGCATATCAATCATTCCGAACATGTGTAGGGTGGACGGGATTCACCCTCGGGGTCAAGCCCCGAGGCACTCTCCCTCTACCGCCTGTAGACATGACACACCTAAAATAATAAAAGAATTTCAAAAAGAAGTTCTAGAACTACTTAAAAAAGCGGATACGATAAAAGAATATAGAAAAAAACAACTAGAAGCCCTAGAACTCCTAGAAAAATACAAAAAACAGATAAAACAAGGTTGTATATCAAGAGAAAAACTTGCATATACCTCAAAACCATCTAAAAAAATAGAAGACTACAAAACAATGAATAGAAACAAGGCCGCGTTAATAAAATACAGAGATAAAGGCAGTGAAATAAAACCTGGAAAAAAAATCAAATACATAATCAGAAATTCAAACCTAAAAAACAGAGATAAAATAGCATTAGTAGAACAAGAAAGCCCTATCGACATAAACCACTACACCAAATTATTGGAGCGCGCATACCAAACCCTCCAACCAAACCAAACCAAAAAAATAAAAAATAAAAAAATAAGACAATGCGATATAGAGGCAAACTACTAATCTACCTATTAGTTTTCTTGAGAACCATTAGTTTTCTTAAGAAGCCAAGCAATATTTTTACCTAGATCCTTCATAGTCTCCATACCCTCATCATCTTCTGACACTTCACCTTTCTCACCACCCATACCAAGGTTCCAATAACTTGAGCCAACGACAAACATCTCATTGATCAAGAAAAAATGGTTTATAGAATCCAAGGTATGTATAGAGCCCGCTCTTCTAACAGCTGAAACACTTGCACCAACTTTTCTACGTAAGAAATTATCGTTAGCAGAACAGACATATCCGGCTCTATCGATAAGTGCTTTTGTTTCCGAGGTTAAGTCGGAGTAGTATGTTGGAGAACCGATGATAATACAGTCGGCCTCAGCCATTTTACCAATACACTTATTAACTATATCATCATCGATAACACATTTCATGTCTTTGTTATCGAAACATTTCAAACAGGCAGTACACCCTCTAACTTGCTTCCCACCAACCTGAATCAACTCACAATCAATACCTCTGTCTCTAAGTTCATCAAAAACCTTCTCAATTAAAATCTTAGTGTTTCCATCGCTACGAGGACTTCCATTAAAACCCAGAGCTTTCAATATAAACACCAAAAAACCAATACAACCGGAAAAACCATTAGTTTTTCCAAAAAAACTATATTTTCAGAAAAAACGATTGATGTTCAGACTGCTCCAAACAACCTAAAGTATAGAGGGGTATTGGGGGTTGTGTTATATTTTTGTTATATGAATCTGGGTGTTTTTTCTCTATATTTTTGATATAAATGTGGGTTATCGATGGATTGCATCACCTCTTTCTCTTCATCGATCGTTAGTTTATAGTAGAAATATATTAAGACTGGTAGCATAGCTAAGGTTAGTAGTGAAGGCCAGTGGATAAACCATCCAACTGCGATTAATATTATACCTAGGTATTGTGGGTGGCGGGAATAACGATATACTCCGTTTGTTACAAGCTCTTTTTGTTTTATGTTTTTATATAAGGTGATCCAGCCTAGAATGACTATAATCATTCCTATGAGGCTTATTATCATTCCAACAATCTTCCAGAAGGTCATAGATAGAGATTGACCCAGGAATGTAAAGGAGAATATAATTTCTTGTGTTGGTGGTGCTCCTCCAGGTGAGATAGCGGCTGCAGATGAGATATAGACTGTTAATGGAACACCGTACATTTCGATAAATAGTGAAACTATGAAGGCTGTGTATATCCCCATTGATTTCCATTCAATTTTCTTCCTGAAAGAAAGAGGTAACAAAAAGACAAGGAAAACACCAATGTTGAGTAAAACGAGGTCCCAACGACCTTGGACCACCATGGATTCAACATGACCCATCATAAACCAATGTGCATGCTCATAAAAAGACGGGAGTGACAATAAGGCCAGTAAGGCCAATACAATAAATCCAGTTCTACGCCAATTAGGCCAGTCCATTTTCTTTAAAACCTATAAAGGAATTGTTTTGTATTAATATTGGTTTTATTTATATTTCAATATTTTATTTTTTCATTTTTTATGGGAGGGGGTTTTTTAGTAAAATAAGTATTTAGTTTTAGTAGGTTTATCGGGTTTGATGTTTTATGAATGTTGTTGTTTTGGTTGTTGACACTGTTAGGAGGGATCGTCTGTCTCTTTATAACCGTGATATCGATTTCACTCCTAATTTTTTACGGTTTTCAAAATCTTCTGATGTTTATTTGAATGCTTTTAGTCAGGCCCCTTGGAGTTTTCCGTCACAACTTTCATTTCTTTCCGGTTTATATCCATGGCAACATCAAGGGAATCAATTAAAGCCATTTCTAGGTGATGAAGTTGATTTATTACCTGTTAAGTTGAAGGATGAGGGATATTTTACATCTATTATTCATAATAACACTTGGTTAACTCCAATTACTGGGGTTACCAAGGATTTTGACGAAGAAAGAACTATATCTAATAAGTCTAAGTATCTGCATAGTTTTTGGAAATGGTTAGGGAAAAATAATTTAAATAATGTTCAAAGGAAATTGATTTTGTCTTCCTCTAAACTTAATTTACTCAATACATCTAAAGATAGATATGGTGTTTTAGATCAAATTAAATCAATAAAACGTTTTTTAGAGAGCCATAGTGAACGAGATTTTTTTTGTTATATTAATTTGGTTGAATCACATTATCCATATAATCCACCGGAGAAATACAAAAAAAGACATGGTGTGAATCTTGATGTTGGGGATTTAAAGTCGATGCCTTTAGAGTATGGAGGAAAGATTTTTGAGGAGGAGTTGGAGGTATTGAATCGTCTTTATAATGCTGAAATTGATTTTCTTGACGACCTGTTCGGTAAAGTTTTAGGTCTATTTAAGGAGTATGGGGTTTATGAAGATAGTTTGTTCATTGTTTTCTCCGACCATGGTGAGTTGATTGGTGAAGAAGGTAAGTTTGGACATCATTTTTCCACAAATAAACACTTGATAAATGTTCCCTTAATGATTAAGAGACCAGGTGATGATGGAGAGGTTATCAAAGATGTTATTGAATTAAGAGAGATCTACTCTATGATTTTAAGGGAGGTTGGAGTTAACCATCTGGATAATAATAAATTAATGGATGGTTATGCCTGTGGGATGTATGAAAAACCAGTCATATATAAAGAAAAACTTGACTCATTCTACGATTATTGTTTGAGTGATGTTTTTTATTTCGCTACTGAGAATGATGTTTGCAGAGTTAATAAGTCTGTGAAGTGACCTCTCCCTAAAGAGGAGGGGTCTTAGCCCTGAGTCGGGATAATTTAGTTTGTTATTGTTTTGTTGTTTTCTGTGTTTTTTGTTAGTTTTTGAGTTTTTTCCATGTTTTTTTGATTTTTTTGGTTATTTCTGTGTCTGTGTATTCAGTGATTGGTTGTTTGTTTATCATTGCTTTGGTTGTTAGTTGTGTGTATGGGATTTTTCCTATTACGGGTGTTTTTTGGGTTTTGCATATCTCTGTTATTTTTTTGGTGTTTTTTGGGTTTAGGTCGTGTTTGTTTATGCATACTTGTGTTTTGGTTTGAAAGTGTTTTGTTAATTCTATTATTCTTTTAAGGTCGTGTATTCCGGAGACTGTTGGTTCGGTTACTATTAATGTTTTGTCTGTTGATTTTATTGATGCTATTACTGGGCATCCTATGCCGGGTGATCCATCGATTAAGATTGTGTTATTTTTGTTTGCGGTTTTTTGGGCCCATTGTTGGACTTGTGTTACTATTTTTCCTGATGCTTCTTCGCCTGGTTTTAGTTTTGCGTGTATGAATGGTCCGTATTTTGTTTTTGATTTGTAGATTGTTCCGATTTGTTTGTTTTTCATTTTTATTGCGTTTTCTGGGCATATGTATTCGCAGGCTGCGCATCCTTCGCATTTTGATTGGTTTATTTCGATTTCTGTGTTTATTGCGTTGAAGTTGCATATTTCTCTGCATTTGCCGCATTTGGTGCATTTATTTGTTTTGGTTGGTTTTAGGAGTTCTATGTAATTTTTTGTCTCTTTTATTTCTGGATTTAGGAGTATTTGGAGGTTTGGTGAGTCTACGTCGCAGTCTGCGAGTATTAAGTTTTTTTCTATTGCTGCGAATCCTGCTGTAATGGTTGTTTTTCCTGTGCCTCCTTTTCCTGAGATTATTGTTATTTTTTTCATTGTATGGTGTCCTGGATCTGTTTGTAGAGTTTTTTAAATTGTTTTTTCATTTCTGGTTTTTTATCGGTGAATGGGATTCCTTCTGAATATAGTTTGGCGATTTTTCTATCGTTTGGTATTTTCATTAGTATTGGTATATTGTTTTGTTTGCAGTATGATTCGAGTTCGTTGTTTCCTATCCCCTCTTTATTTATTACTACGCCGTATGGGGTTTTTTGTTGTTTTAACATTTTTATTGAGTTTTTTAGGTCGCTTAATCCGAATGGCGTTGGCTCCGCTACTAGTATGCAGTAGTCTGTTCCTTCAATTGCTGCAATTGTTGGGCATGCGTTTCCTGGTGGAGCGTCTATTATTGTTGTTTTATTTGGTTTTGTTTTTTGCTTGACTGCTTCTATTATGCGTGGGGATAACAGTTCTCCTGTTTTTAGTTTTCCGTGATAGAATCCCATTTGGTTTGTTCCTTTTTCTATTTTCCCTAATGGTCTTTTTTTCTCTTTAACTGCGTTTTCTGGGCATACTATTTTACATAATCCACATGAATGGCATAGTTCTGGAAATATTTTTATTCCTTTTTTTGACATGGCAATTGCATTGAATTGGCAGTGTTGGACACATTTGGCGCATTTTGTGCATTTTTGTTTGTTTATTACTGGAGTTTTGGAATATACTGTCTCTATTGTTTCTATGCCTTGGTTTAAGAATAGATGGCAATCTGGTTCTTCGACATCGCAATCGAGTAATTGGGTTTTTTTGGGATTTAGTGTTAGTGTGAGGTTTGTGGCTATTGTTGTTTTTCCTGTCCCTCCTTTTCCACTTGCTACTGAGATGTTCATTGTTCTCATTAGGTTTTTTTTAGTGTTTGTGGTTTTGACAGGCGTTTTGGGTTGTTGCTTGGTTAAGCTTGTTTTGTTCCCATGCTTCCATTGTTTTTTCTACGTTTTCTCTGGCCCCTATGTATACTTTAATGTCTTTTTTTCCGCAGAGTTGGATTGCTTTTGGACCTAGGTTTGAGCAGATTATTGTGTCTACGTCTTTTTTATTTAGGAGTTCCGGTGGTTTTCCAGTTCCTCCTGTGTGTTCGCTTTTGTTCGGTATGGTTTTCACTTGGTTTTTTTCTGTGTTTATTATGGTGAAGTATGGGGATCTTCCAAAGTGGTCTGCGGTTTTTGATTTTGTTCCTTGGTCTTTTAATACTGGGATCGCAATTTTCATTTTTATTCTTCCTTTATTTTATTTTGTTTTTTATTTGGTCGGTTATTTTTTGGAACTGTTTTGAGGTCTTTGATTTTTTATTGTTTACTATTGGATTTCCTTGTTCGCCACTTTCCATTATTTCTGGGTCTAATGGGATTTTTCCGAGAAATGGTATTTCTAGTTCTAGGGCTAGTTTTTTTCCTCCGCCTGAACCGAATATATTTGTTGTTTCTTGGCAGTTTGGGCATTTGAATCCACTCATGTTTTCTATTAATCCGATTATTGGGAGGTTTACTTTTTCTGCGAATTTGACGGATTTTCTTATTGTTTGTAGTGCTACTTCTTGTGGAGTTGTTACTATTACTGTTCCATCTGGGTTGGGAAGTATCTGGGCGATGGTTAGTGGTTCGTCACCGGTTCCTGGAGGTAGGTCAAATATTAGGTAGTCTAGTTTGCCCCAGTTTACGTCTGTAAAAAATTGTTCTATGGCTTTCATTTTTAGTGGGCCTCTCCAGATTACTGGTTCGTCTGTTTCGGGTTGTAGTGATCCGATTGATATTGTTTTAATTCCGGTTTCCGTTTCTATTGGGTTTATCGTTTTTTTGTTTTGTGTGGGTTTTTGTTTGGCTCCGATTATTTTTGGTATGCTTGGTCCGTGTATGTCGCAGTCCATTAAACCTACTTTGTTTTTTTCATTTGAGAGTTGCATTGCTATGTTTGCGGCTACTGTGCTCTTACCTACTCCTCCTTTTCCACTCATTACTACTATTGATTTGTTTATTTGGTCTGTAATGGTTTTTATAGTGTTTTTTTGTTTTGTTTTTTTCATTTTTATTTCACCTTTTTATTTGATTCCTGAATGGGTGTGATTTGTAGGGGCTTTGATTTGTTCTAGTTTGTTTTGTTGGTGTTTTTTGATGTTTTCTTTAACAGTTCCTTCTATTCCTTTGATTACTTTGATTTCCCAGTCTTCTAGAATTGAGTAGGCTTTTGGGCCTATTGATTTGCATATAAGAATATTTGGTGTTTTTTTGGCTATTTGTTGAGCTGCTGTTATTCCTGCTCCGCTATTTTGGTTTTTTCCCTTGTTTTTTTCTGTTTTATAATCTATAATTTCGTTGTTACTTGTTTTAGCTGTTATAAAATATTTACTACGTCCAAAAACGGAGCTGATATTGTTTTTTATTTTTTTACCTTCTGAGGGTATTGTTATTTTCATTTTTGATCAACTTTTTCGTTTTAGGTTTGTTTGGCATTCAGGGCATCTTTTTTCATTACAGGGTTTGCCTTGTATATGTTGTTCTTTGTAGCCACAGTTAGGGCATATACATTTTGTTGGTCTGTTTTTTGGTCGATTTCGGTTTTTTTGTCTATTTTTTTGGTTTCTTCTTGGCATTATATATAACACCCAAACATAAAACACATATGTGTAAAAAATATATAAAGGTTCCCATAAAAAACCAAAAACACACTAAATAAAAAAACAAAATAAAACATCTAAAAATAAATTAAACACTGATTTACATGTTGCCAAAACTAAAAAACAGGATTTAACGCGTGCTAAACATATAAAAACAATAAAACCAAAAAATAATAGCTTTAAGTGGGCCCGCCCGGATTCGAACCGGGGATCTCACGGTTATCAGCCGTGCGCTTTAACCGCCTAAGCCACAGGCCCTCTGGGAACCACAATTTATTTTATTTGATTTCTCTTAAGTCTTGTCTGGGGTTTTTGTTTTATATTCTTTATCTTTGCTCTGCTATTGTAGTCTTTATTATCGTTGTTTTTATTGGTCCAATTAATATATATGCTGTTACTAATGAGAGGAGTGTTATTGAGGTTATTGTGAATATTGTTCCTGTTGTGGCTGCAACTAAAATTAATAAGATTCCTGCGATGATTCTTGGTTTAGTTGTTATTTTTGGGTATTTTATATTTGATATCATTAGGATGGATAGTGTTGTTACAACGATTGTTGTTGGTATTATTGCTTCGAAGTATATTGTGTATAGTGCTAGTGTGAGTCCAGCAGAGGTTGTTGGTATGCCTTGAAAATGTTTTTTGGTTGGGTTTTTATTGAATCTTGCAAGTCTTATGACCGATGTTGCTATAAAAAGTATTGCTAAGGGGATTGATATTGTTATGTCTATTGTTGTGTATAGTATTGCGGCGGGTAGAACTCCGAAAGATGTTGCGTCGGCTAGTGAATCTAGTTGGACGCCGAACTGGTTTGATCCTTCTTCATATAGTATTCTGGCTGTTAATCCATCGAGGCCGTCTAGTATTGCTGCGATTACAACTAGTTTGATTGATATTATTGGCTGTCCCTCTATTAAGTAGATTATTCCTAGAAAACCTGCGGTTAGGTTTCCTAGCGTTATTATGTCTGGTATGTTGAGGTTTGTCTTCATCTAGTTGTCCTTTCCTGGTTTTTTCTATTTTTATTTTATTTAATAGTTTTTTAGATAAACAAAAACAAATAAACTATTTTTTAATTAAATCAAATATTTTTTAAATATTTAAGTTTTATCAAAAAACCAGATAAAAACCAAAAACAGA belongs to Methanonatronarchaeum sp. AMET-Sl and includes:
- a CDS encoding ATP-binding protein; the protein is MNISVASGKGGTGKTTIATNLTLTLNPKKTQLLDCDVEEPDCHLFLNQGIETIETVYSKTPVINKQKCTKCAKCVQHCQFNAIAMSKKGIKIFPELCHSCGLCKIVCPENAVKEKKRPLGKIEKGTNQMGFYHGKLKTGELLSPRIIEAVKQKTKPNKTTIIDAPPGNACPTIAAIEGTDYCILVAEPTPFGLSDLKNSIKMLKQQKTPYGVVINKEGIGNNELESYCKQNNIPILMKIPNDRKIAKLYSEGIPFTDKKPEMKKQFKKLYKQIQDTIQ
- a CDS encoding NifB/NifX family molybdenum-iron cluster-binding protein, whose amino-acid sequence is MKIAIPVLKDQGTKSKTADHFGRSPYFTIINTEKNQVKTIPNKSEHTGGTGKPPELLNKKDVDTIICSNLGPKAIQLCGKKDIKVYIGARENVEKTMEAWEQNKLNQATTQNACQNHKH
- a CDS encoding NifB/NifX family molybdenum-iron cluster-binding protein, with the protein product MKITIPSEGKKIKNNISSVFGRSKYFITAKTSNNEIIDYKTEKNKGKNQNSGAGITAAQQIAKKTPNILICKSIGPKAYSILEDWEIKVIKGIEGTVKENIKKHQQNKLEQIKAPTNHTHSGIK
- a CDS encoding Mrp/NBP35 family ATP-binding protein; the protein is MKKTKQKNTIKTITDQINKSIVVMSGKGGVGKSTVAANIAMQLSNEKNKVGLMDCDIHGPSIPKIIGAKQKPTQNKKTINPIETETGIKTISIGSLQPETDEPVIWRGPLKMKAIEQFFTDVNWGKLDYLIFDLPPGTGDEPLTIAQILPNPDGTVIVTTPQEVALQTIRKSVKFAEKVNLPIIGLIENMSGFKCPNCQETTNIFGSGGGKKLALELEIPFLGKIPLDPEIMESGEQGNPIVNNKKSKTSKQFQKITDQIKNKIK
- the pssA gene encoding CDP-diacylglycerol--serine O-phosphatidyltransferase, which produces MKTNLNIPDIITLGNLTAGFLGIIYLIEGQPIISIKLVVIAAILDGLDGLTARILYEEGSNQFGVQLDSLADATSFGVLPAAILYTTIDITISIPLAILFIATSVIRLARFNKNPTKKHFQGIPTTSAGLTLALYTIYFEAIIPTTIVVTTLSILMISNIKYPKITTKPRIIAGILLILVAATTGTIFTITSITLLSLVTAYILIGPIKTTIIKTTIAEQR